The following coding sequences are from one Manis pentadactyla isolate mManPen7 chromosome 13, mManPen7.hap1, whole genome shotgun sequence window:
- the LOC130680469 gene encoding lysine-specific demethylase 4D-like, whose product MEAMMSQANCTQNPSCRIMTFYPTEEEFNDFEKYIIYMESQGAHRAGVAKIIPPKGWEARKTYNDIGDILIPSPLQQDVLGRAGVFTQYSKKKKAMTVGEYRDLANSAKYQAPPHSDVDDLERKFWKTRLYSSPIYGADVNGSLFDANTKQWNLRHLGTIQDLLEQECGVVIEGVNTPYLYFGMWKTTFAWHTEDMDLYSINYVHFGEPKTWYAVPPEHGWRLEHLAKELFPASAHSCGAFMRHKVALMSPTVLRDNRIPFSRVTQQAGEFIVTFPYGYHAGFNHGFNCAEAINFAMPRWIDYGKAASQCSCGEARVSFPIDVFVRTLQPERYELWKRGQDREAVNHVAPAAAGSQELGTWKELWATRRAALGLRDLPPRRSLSPARQVAVGRRGHRRAPRLPASRRCVRASDPTSVAQGGDAACRSLEHGSALLTTQGPSDLGLHPTGRRGPGRRPREQGTHDLTDQAPAKRRLLLSTALAAQDPDAQALSPDGPSLDNPAPPSPASPHSAQASGCCSVPAP is encoded by the coding sequence ATGGAAGCCATGATGTCTCAGGCTAACTGTACCCAGAACCCAAGTTGTAGAATCATGACCTTCTACCCAACTGaagaagagtttaatgattttgagaaatacattatttatatggaatctcaaggTGCACACCGAGCAGGTGTGGCCAAGATAATCCCCCCCAAGGGCTGGGAAGCCAGGAAGACATACAATGACATCGGTGACATCCTAATCCCCAGTCCCCTCCAGCAGGACGTCTTGGGCAGGGCTGGTGTGTTCACTCAGTACTCCAAGAAGAAGAAGGCCATGACGGTTGGGGAGTATCGTGACCTGGCGAACAGTGCTAAATATCAGGCACCCCCACACTCAGATGTTGACGATTTGGAGCGAAAATTCTGGAAAACCCGGCTCTACAGTTCACCGATCTATGGCGCTGATGTCAACGGCTCCTTATTTGATGCAAACACCAAGCAGTGGAACCTCAGACACCTGGGAACCATTCAGGatctgctggagcaggagtgtGGGGTGGTCATCGAAGGCGTCAACACACCCTACCTGTACTTTGGTATGTGGAAGACCACGTTTGCGTGGCACACTGAGGACATGGACTTGTACAGTATCAACTATGTGCACTTCGGGGAGCCCAAAACGTGGTATGCAGTGCCCCCGGAGCATGGCTGGCGCCTGGAACACCTGGCCAAGGAGCTCTTCCCGGCCAGTGCCCACAGCTGCGGGGCCTTCATGCGGCACAAGGTGGCCCTCATGTCTCCCACTGTCCTCAGGGACAACAGGATCCCCTTCAGTCGCGTCACACAGCAGGCTGGTGAGTTCATAGTGACATTTCCGTACGGGTACCATGCTGGCTTCAACCACGGCTTCAACTGCGCGGAGGCCATCAACTTCGCCATGCCGCGCTGGATCGACTATGGCAAAGCGGCCTCTCAGTGCAGCTGCGGGGAGGCCAGGGTCAGCTTTCCCATTGATGTCTTCGTGCGCACCCTGCAGCCTGAGCGCTATGAGCTCTGGAAGCGCGGGCAGGACCGGGAGGCAGTGAACCATGTGGCTCCTGCGGCCGCGGGCAGCCAAGAGCTGGGCACCTGGAAGGAGTTGTGGGCGACCAGGAGAGCCGCACTGGGCCTCCGGGACCTGCCACCCCGCCGCTCACTGAGCCCTGCCAGGCAGGTGGCCGTGGGGCGAAGGGGCCACCGCCGTGCCCCTAGGCTGCCCGCATCTCGGCGCTGCGTGCGGGCGTCTGATCCTACCTCTGTGGCTCAGGGCGGGGATGCCGCTTGTCGGTCTCTGGAGCACGGCTCAGCCCTGCTGACAACCCAGGGCCCATCTGACCTGGGTCTCCACCCAACTGGCAGGCGTGGTCCTGGCCGTCGTCCTCGGGAGCAGGGGACTCATGACCTGACTGACCAGGCCCCGGCCAAGAGGCGCCTCTTGCTCAGCACAGCATTAGCAGCTCAGGATCCCGACGCTCAGGCCCTTTCTCCAGATGGACCCTCACTGGACAACCCTGCACCACCGAGCCCTGCGTCCCCGCATTCTGCTCAGGCTTCCGGGTGCTGCAGTGTCCCTGCACCCTAA